One part of the Eucalyptus grandis isolate ANBG69807.140 chromosome 10, ASM1654582v1, whole genome shotgun sequence genome encodes these proteins:
- the LOC104421661 gene encoding uncharacterized protein LOC104421661 has protein sequence MATARNYIFRPSYRFLDADLAASMSRGPSPSSFELDESDLFYNSPRSRSPDPRDRSAPTSTTRIPKKPAAARRPGGAGAGAASSLPVNVPDWSKILPEEYRENQRRDSLENDFFEEDGDGDGDEGEGEDEGRGGNGGRRRIRGWVPPHELVARTRRMGSSSSVTLKGRDLSRVRNAIWAKTGFQD, from the coding sequence ATGGCGACCGCCAGAAACTACATTTTCCGGCCGAGCTACCGGTTCCTCGATGCCGACCTCGCCGCCTCCATGTCCCGCggcccctccccctcctccttcgAACTCGACGAGTCCGACCTCTTCTACAACTCCCCTCGCTCCCGCTCCCCCGACCCGCGCGACCGATCCGCTCCCACCAGCACCACCAGGATCCCCAAGAAGCCGGCCGCCGCAAGACGCCCCggcggggcgggggcgggggcggcgtCGTCGCTGCCGGTGAACGTGCCGGACTGGTCTAAGATCCTGCCGGAGGAGTACAGGGAGAACCAGCGGCGGGACAGCCTGGAGAACgacttcttcgaagaggacggcgacggcgacggcgacgagggagagggagaggacgAGGGCCGCGGCGGGAatggggggaggaggaggattaGGGGGTGGGTGCCGCCGCACGAGCTGGTGGCTAGGACGAGGAGGATGGGGTCGTCGTCCTCGGTGACGCTGAAGGGGAGGGACTTGAGCAGGGTCCGGAACGCCATCTGGGCTAAAACCGGCTTCCAGGATTGA
- the LOC104421662 gene encoding aquaporin PIP2-7, producing MAKDVEVAEPAEFAAKDYHDPPPAPLFDAEELTKWSFYRALIAEFIATLLFLYITVLTVIGYKSQTDPALKGTDCDGVGILGIAWAFGGMIFILVYCTAGISGGHINPAVTFGLFLARKVSLIRAVSYMVAQCLGAICGCGLVKAFQKAYYTRYGGGANEVQPGYSKGTALGAEIIGTFVLVYTVFSATDPKRNARDSHVPVLAPLPIGFAVFMVHLATIPVTGTGINPARSFGAAVMYGHDKAWDDQWIFWVGPFLGAAAAAFYYQFVLRAAAIKALGSFRSNA from the exons ATGGCGAAGGACGTCGAGGTGGCGGAGCCAGCCGAGTTTGCCGCCAAGGACTACCACGACCCGCCCCCGGCACCGCTCTTCGACGCCGAGGAGCTGACAAAGTGGTCCTTCTACAGGGCCCTCATCGCGGAGTTCATCGCCACGCTGCTCTTCCTGTACATCACGGTGCTGACGGTGATCGGGTACAAGAGCCAGACCGATCCCGCCCTCAAGGGCACCGACTGCGACGGCGTCGGTATTCTCGGCATCGCCTGGGCCTTTGGCGGCATGATCTTCATCCTTGTTTACTGCACCGCCGGCATCTCCG GAGGGCACATCAACCCAGCGGTGACGTTCGGGCTGTTCTTGGCTCGCAAGGTGTCGCTCATCCGGGCGGTGTCGTACATGGTCGCGCAGTGCTTGGGCGCCATCTGCGGTTGTGGGTTGGTGAAGGCCTTCCAGAAGGCATACTACACCAGGTACGGCGGTGGAGCCAACGAAGTGCAACCCGGCTACAGCAAGGGGACTGCTCTAGGCGCAGAGATCATCGGCACTTTCGTCCTGGTCTACACCGTCTTCTCTGCCACCGACCCCAAGAGAAACGCCAGAGACTCCCATGTCCCC GTGTTGGCACCACTTCCAATCGGGTTTGCTGTGTTCATGGTTCACTTGGCCACAATCCCGGTCACCGGCACCGGCATTAACCCGGCCAGAAGTTTTGGTGCTGCAGTCATGTACGGCCATGACAAGGCCTGGGATGACCAG TGGATCTTCTGGGTTGGACCTTTCCTTGGGGCAGCAGCCGCTGCATTCTACTACCAGTTCGTCCTCAGAGCAGCTGCCATCAAAGCCCTTGGATCCTTCAGGAGCAATGCTTAA